cttaaccatctcatcccttaactattcattcaatttcattttttatttttatttccaacaaattcaattaataaaagcacacttcattaaatacaataaaattacaacttaaaatcctaaaaaaattaaattcgtggtaaaataaataaaaaaagacataatttaaaatacaattttatagaaattaaaaaaactactccgccggcgaatcatttCCCCGAGGGAGGCGGttgaggcggaataccaagttgtcccgccagatacacaatgccggcatgatgggcttgaaattgggcaggcgtcatgcgggaagtgtccgtcatcgtggcggtgaagtacatggacattaaggaggagggcggcccttgggagcccgcctggcttgattcgcctcggcccctcctccctctagccgccttcgccaccttggtcccttgcggccgacgacgcccacgggaggaccccctgcATCGTccgtcgtgccctcaacctcctgcgaggcaacctcttgtgcggcgctgcctgaaccgcccccactagaaGAGTATTGGCCGaccgtcgtgtgcttcgtgcgcttcgaggtcgagcccgtgctggactgaacaccgtcggcccacctttcctcttCTTTGACGGCCCTCCCAAACATCAacatgtctgaattctttgtcggtgtcgtcgaaatagactcgcaaagccgatctaagaatgtcggctcccgtggctccgctttggtaatgagtcgCTTCGTTCTTGTAGATGTCGCAGaatttttgacctctctgtcgactcggtcaaagtgagcgcggagcatcttcaatgtgcggcggcgggaccccttcggcttaatctcgttataggcctcagtgaccttttcccagaagcacttctggttttgttgattcccgacgatgggatcgtacgagacgttgatccaggcgttgtacacaaccatcgtgtccttgcggctgtacggatgtcggcctacatcctcctcctcctcggtcgcctccgcctcttcctcctcggcgtcgaatgccctggagcttccaccgcctcgtcttCCTTCCTGAATGGGTTCATctgaataatcctcccgaatttgggataatccctacGAATACCTCGGGGGcagagggacgagcgtatgcatcgacatcaaaatggggtggttggtaccccgccggcgtcgacgagctcTGGGTGCCCGGCATCGACGAACCGGAATtgaaaccggaaccggaaccacccaagaaaTTGTGCATGCCCCCCACTCGCCAAAcacgttgatgtcaaacccgccggagccgccctcGTATccatcgccggacattttgtgatgaaaattggagaggttagatgaaaatttgagaggaaatagagatgatttgggaagaatagatgtgtgtttgtgtgtgtaataaggatgaaataggagtatttatagagtaaaaaaataaaaaataaataaaataaaaaataaaaaacagtaatattaccgttttcatttttttaaatttttttattaaattggaatattttttaaaaaaatgatttattgcgtcagtgtgacgaagcccactcgtgGGCAGGCGAGTGGGCATCACGCGTGGCGCCAGCTCGCGCCATGTGGCGCAGGCGCGGGGCGAGCCAGCCCGCGAGACGTCTCGGTGGGATGGGCGTCTCGGCaagaccgggacgagacggggcgctacaacgcgtctcgccgccgtctcgtctcggTGGGACGAGCCACCGgcgggacgcgttgcgggtggccttagagGCACTTTAATCACACATTTTACATTTTATCTTTAATCGTAAATATGAATTAATCGTTTtgcatttaaaattgaaaaatgaattcagctaaaatataaatacgtggaaaataatattgaacattatttttgtaaaatggaaaaattggaaaataataatgtatattatttttgtaaaatggaaaaatgactctgaccgtgagactaaaaaataaatcaaatttacatcacacaaaacaaaaaaaactaaagaatGTATAATTACCACTTCTTCTAATGAGATTTAAGATATTGTTTATCAAAAGCTATAATATAAGATtacactggtgagacacttcctagtcgagcttcatttcattgcaatatagtgaccttgtacactaaaaacccaaacctcgAAACCTAAATAATAAActcttaactttaaaatatactcatcatgaccaacaaataaGCCAAACATCAAtaaaatttcatcttcttcGCCATAGcgtctttcttctttcttcctctAGCGGCGCCTCTGCAAATTTTCGCCATCAAATCTTCGAGCAGTTCAGTTGGTGGCGATAGTGGAGGCAGCGGCAGAGGCGAGAATGCAATTCTGAGAATCGAAGGTTCAGTTAGATGGTGAGAATGTGTACATCTTTGATTATATATTGTTGGGTGGTAATATGaatgtatttaattaagagTCTTTTCAATTCAAATGTCCTGACTCTTCTCTTTTCTGATTGttgttataattaaaaaatggtttaattgaataaatgagTTTGAGGAGTCTTTAATATTTTGGTAGAATGAAAGAGGGGATTCGTTTTTTGCCTTAATTTCCAGACTAATAGGCACCTCTCTCACTCCCTACGATTTAATTATAGATTAAAGATAAATTATAAACGTATGGGGTGAATAATAATATTGTGCATTAAAATGCACATTGATGCTGGGCgttatttttgttgtaattATGTCAAACATTGAGGGAAAAAAATGAACGATCTATTTGACATTGTCTTCTTGAATTCTTTAAGATTGGTTAAGCCATGAATTACATTTAAATCTGAAACGGTTGGCTGGAACTTTAACACATAATgatgagatttttttttaatttcataagattgccTGAATAATATCCGTGAATAACTGAAACTCtacaaattcattaaaaacagttttaattagattaatataATTTTCCTCCTAAAATGACATTCTTGTAAATATCTCTAAAACTCCcattttatatatgtgtagaCAACACCACCTTATTTAAGGTTTTGCATATGTTTTCATGCGTGGATGGTTAATTGATTAATGGCTGTGGAAATTTAATGTAATTCTGCTGTTTCTTTGGTATTTGTGGGCTTCTTTTTCAGCTCGTGAGATGGTTTGTGTATTTAACTGGAATTGTATTTGACTAATTCAATTTCTTTTCTAATTTGTATACTTCTGCTTCTAAATTCGGAATcgattgaaaatttgaaaatcataAGCATTGAGCAATTTCGATGCAATCATTCTTAGGGGTGGATCAGTACAGTATACCATACCGAGAACGTCATATCGCATACCGTATCGAAAATTGCGGTATGACAAAATACCATATCGATATCATACTGAATGATTCATTCTCCCAAAATTTTCTACTATACTTATTCAGTTATTTGGCTTTGCTTTGATTGGAGAGATGCAAATATGAGagacaaaaattaaataaaggtGACAAAAATTTGGAGAAATAAGAGAAAAGATAACTAATAGTAAATGCAAAGAGATGTGCCAAAGTAAATCTTACTGCAAAATAAAAGTGCAAAAGTGTCTCAAAGGGGATTATATCTTTATTCATTCTGgtaataatattttttcatgAGGTATCAAAAAATGCAACCTTTTTTTTTGCAGTTTACTAAAAAATTACCTGGCCAAATGAAAAATCTATATATAACTACCTGATTTGAAACTGTAAAAAGAAATGTGGAGAAGAGCAAAGGCCTTACACAGACCACAACTCCTAAACCTGGTTTTTTCCTAAGTATACATTACCCTTTGTGATATCAACTTCTCCCAATACTAGAGCTGTTAACTTCTTCTGTTGTTTGCCAATTGGGAAGCTTAGCGGTCGCTTCGTTCACCAACCTTACAAGAGTGACCTGCATAGACGAACGAGGTTCAAGTGAGCAATCGGGACATTGAATACCTTCTTGGTCGTGGCCTAAAACCAGACCACAACTGACAGATACAGTTTTAAACATTTGCAACGACAGCATTTAGAGTGCGATTAGCCTGTCGCATCCGCCCATGAACCAAAGAAAAACGCGTGATTTTTCAGCTGATCAAGTTCGTGGAAACAAAACTATATATCAGATCAGACTACTTGAACATTTCTACATAATAACAGCATCATAAAAATTATTGATGCTATGCTGTGACAACGTACCACACTTTCAGGGACACCGCGAGGAGGCAATGGCAGATTCTGAGGCGGAGGTGCATCAAGATACGCTCGCTTATCAAAACGCCACTCCCCAACTTTTGGGTAAATTAACTCTCCCTGAACATTCAACACATGATGGGAGATCAATTGTCAACCCGAAATAGATAACATTGTCGTCTTATGAGACTCGAGTATGATCAAAAGAGTTCACAATTTCCTCATCATACTTTACCTTCAAGTTGAAGTCACATGCATAAGTGTAATGAAGAATAAACTTGGTTTGTGTTTCCATGTCATAAGGAGGCTGAAATCAAGAATGCAAATACCATTTCAATTTTGAACTGATAACAAAGTTAGCCATAATAATACTTACTACATAAAAAATTCTGGATGAGGAGCAAAACCTGCAAAATGAAGTCATTCCGAAGAATATGCTGCACCCCGTGAAGAGCTGAGGCCACAGCATACCCATACCTTTCGTTCGACAATGAAACGTTAGAAAAGACGCTAAACAAGCTTGACACACTACACAGTCAGTTGATGCTTCAAAAATGTGCTCACATTTCCAACACCCATCCAAACTTACGATCCGTCTCAGGATCGTTTTTCATTTTCAACGAGACGTTCAACCAGGTTGGTGCAATTTCCATCAGCAAATCCTGGTGTATGTCAACATCATTAATTAGCCCAATTTGACAAGCAAGATTCAAgcaacaaagaaagcacatataTTCAACCTTCTTAATTATAACAGGAGAGTTTCCTATGGGATCAACATTCGACACTGGCCCCATCGCCTCAGGGAAGAACTTACGAATGAGCTTCTCATTTTCCACCGGTTTGATATAGAAAAACGGGAACGCTACAGGATAATCCCCGTAAGCCAAATTAGGCAGCGGTTTTAGAAATATGTGATCAGGCTCTGCCATCATTATATATCTGCAGCAGCTACAGAAAATGAGGATTTTCTTCAAACTCGAAAACTAGTCCATGCCTTTCAAGAGAGAGCAGACTCACTCTTCTTCAATCGTAAACTTCTCCAGCCATTGCACGAAAGCCCAAGGCCTATTTAAGACAACATAGCCCTGGACACATAACATGACATTTTCAACTAACTCAATGCACAATTCAAAGGCGCGATTTAAGTGAGAAAGAGTTGTCTCACCCGGTCCAAACCCGGGGGTAGAGGATCAACCACGACAGTGGGAATCTCATCCATGAGGTTGTCTGGACCCCCGGAATGAAGGATTCTGGTGAGCTTTCCCATGTTTGATCTGGGAAGATCCTTCTTCTTGTTGTACCAGTAGTACATTATACGGCACTGCCATTTGCTGTAAGGCGTATCCGTGGCTGTCAGGGCGACATGAAAAGGTCGTCGATGATTCCTCGATCTTTTCACATGATCTGGCATCTCAACCAAAGGATCCAAGACAAATTTATTATGCTTCTCATTAGATGTTACAACTATTGACACAAAATTATAGGTAAAGAGGAAACTCCCAATAGACAAGAGTGCCATGAAAAAGGCTGGTGGTTTCCTCATATTGTTTCAACACATAAATATCAAAAACAATTCAGTCTTGTTGATTCAAGAATTTAATCAACAAGAATTGGAGTGTTTCATTCAtacaaaggaaaaaaattaaataaacactcTCCCTTAATTAATCCAAAACCAACTCTCTACAAAAAATAGATTATCACCAAAAATTACAAACCAACAagagacacacacacacactacatacaaaTACATGAGGAATGGAGAGTGATGTGAGATTCCACTGTAGCAGTAGAACACACTCTTATTTAAAAACCAAATCATTTCACAATCCATTGCTTTTAATTCCTTTTCCCTCTCTAATCTACTTTCTTTCTTTAATTGTCTATAATATCTTTAAAACTTTATGCAACTTTGCTTTAATATTATCAGTATCTCTGCATTTATATGCAACTTTGCTTTACTATTTATCAATATCTCTGCATTTACTTTACTACTATCACCATATCTCTACATCTATTCGCAGTATTATCACAATATCTCTACATTTACTCTACGCAATTTTCTTTACTATTATCACACAATCTATCtctaaaataacaaattttacccaaaatttcatattttcgtACGAAAGTGAAAATTTAGTGAAAAAATCATGATTTTTGACATTAAAGTCAATTTGTCAGGATTAGGATTCTGACTAAATCAAAACGATATTGCAATCAATATCAAAAACAATAtcgttttaaatattttattgagtAATAGTTTTGTTTCGAACAAGATTAAGATCATTTGTAAAACTGAATAAGTTTGCAAATAAGAATTTTTtcttgaatatatatatatatatatatatatatatatatatttattaattttgtctataattaaattagaCTTTAATTTATAACTTACTCATCTTAAtgcaaataaaataagtattttttataatgtcAAACGACACGAAAAACTTTTAATTTGTGAGGGGATATCTCCAACTCAAGTCCTCTCTAGATAAGATTTTATTCGACAATAGTATTAGTACTTCTCGCAAATCAATTACCCTTTGTCCAACCTACCAAGGTATAGGATTACAAAAATTTTACACTTTCacaaacatcataaaaatgttggatattttagtgtaattggattaacttgattgatcaatatgatCATAATGAGATATCAAATAAGTTGAAAGTGTATAgtgtacacttatttgaattcgttatgattagacgggggttcggaggcagcgcccccgagtagcggggtccaaggggcagagcccctggtTGGGGTCGAGCTGACAGGTCAgcttggaaattttttatttccattaaagttgtacagaaaattcatccgAAAACGTAATTTTCGAAAGTTGAAGGACTATTCTGCAATTCATTTTCCCGCCAGAAAACTGTTAAAAACAGTTTTGATATTGAAGGGATGCAACGTTTCACTTTCAACCTCTTTTTATTGATCATCATCTGGTTCGAAAAGGATCACAGAATCGACATACGAATTCTTcaaaacctgaattgtatccgatcaaatattggtagaaccaccaaattgatttgatctgaaagtgtttcacGCCTTTCAGGATATCCGATTTGTTCACGTTTGATAATATCTCCCTAACAAAGATCAAATCAAATTTTTCTGAAAATGTCGAACAAGGAAACAGCGAAGGAAGCAATGAAAGGTTTTGCGAAGTTGGATAAGTTTGCTGGCCAGGATTTCAGATGCTGGCAGAAGAAGATGCATTTCATGTTAACTGGTCTGAAGGTCATGTAAGTTCTGAGTACTCCCATGCCAGAGGCTGTTGAAAATGAAACTCTGGAACAGACTAGGAGGCGGATGGAGTGGGAGAACGACGACTACATATGCCGTGGTCACATTTTAAACGGTATGTCTGATTCCCTATTTGATGTATATCAAAACGTAGAGTCTGCTAAAGAGTTGTGGGATTCCCTCGAAGCCAAATATATGGCAGAAGATGCCTCTAGCAAGGAATTTCTTGTTGGTAATTTTATTAACTACAAAATGGTTGATTCGAGGCCTGTCATGGAACAATATAACGAATTGTTGAGGATATTGGGACAATTTTCCCAATATGATATGAAAATGGATGAATCCATTTCTGTTTCTAGCATTATCGATAAACTGCCACCCTCCTGGAAAGATTTTAAAAACAATATGAAACATAAGAAGGAGGAGTTGAATCTGGTCGAACTTGGAAGTGACTTCCAAATCGAACAGTCCATACGTGATATGGAAAAGGGCTCTGTCGGTAATGGGAAAACAATGGTTGGTTCTTCTGTGAACATGGTGGAAGAGGGTGAATCCTCCAAGGCTGGGAAAGAGAAAAGATCGTTTCAAGGGAAACGAAAGTTTCAAGGAAACTACAGTAAGGCTGGGGATAAGAAGCCTAAACTGATGTGTTGCAAGTGCGGTAAATCTGGGCACTTCAAAAAGGACTGCAAGTCTGGAAACGGTGGAAGTAAAGGAAAGAACGTAGCTGGTACAAGTGGATCCAAGGATCCGGGAAAATAATCAGGTTTGTTTTCTGTACCTAATGATCATTCGGTTGAAAATTATTATGCATCAATAATTTCTGAAGCACTTTATTTGCAGGATGATGATCTCTCGTGGTGGGTTGATTCGGGTGCAACGTGTCATGTGTGCAAGGATCGTAAATGGTTCAAAGATTTCAAACCAATTGAATATGGATCTTCATTGAAGATGGGCAACGTTGCAACTGAACCAATCAAAGGATTAGGAACTGTTAGCCTAGTGTTTACTTCCGAAAACTCTTTAGTGTTAAAGAATGTTGTATATGTACCCGGTATTCGTAAAAACTTGGTGTCTGGTATTGTATTAAAAATTGTGGTTACAAACAAGTTTTAGAAAGTGATAAATATATTTTGTCAAGACATGGTACTTTTATTGGCTTTGGTTATCTTTGTGGCGTGTTTAGGTTGAATCTAGATGTTTCTTTTGTTAATAATTCTGTTTGCATGACTTCTAATAGTTCCAGTAATCATGTTAGTAAATCAGAATTGTGGCATGCTAGATTAGGACATGTACATTACAAGAGATTAAAAAGACATGTCAAAAATGAGTTTAATACATGCTTTTGAGTTGAATAATGAAAGGTGTAAAACTTGCATGTTAACTAAGATTACTCGTCAACTTTTCAATAAACATATCAGTAAAGATACTAAGGTATTAGAACTTATACATAGTGATTTGTGTGACTTTCATTCTACTCCATCACTTGGAAATAAAAAGTATGTAATTACTTTTAATGATGATGCTACTAGATATTGCAATGTGTATTTGTGCCATTCAAAAAATGAAGCTcttgataaatttaaaatattcaaagaaagtgtagagcTTCATCACAGTGTGAAGATTAAAGTTCTTCGCACTGATAGGGGAGGTGAGTATTATGATCAAGTATATTTCAAATCTACTGGTATAGTACATCAGACCACTGTTCCATAtacaccacaacaaaatggtgtagcaGAAAGAAAGAATAGAACGTTGAAAGAAATGGTTAATTCAATGTTGTGCTATTCTGACCTAAGTGAAGGATTTTGGGGTGAGGCTATGTTAACAGCCTGTTACTTATTGAATAGAATTCCTAATAAAAGGAACAAAATAACCCCTTATGAACTTTGGCATAAAAAACCACCAAAACTGAGTTATCTCAGAGTTTGGGGTTGTCGGGCTGTGGTAAGACTAATTGACCCTAAAATAAAGACCATAGGTCAAAGAGGTATAGATTGTGTATTTCTTGGTTATCCCAAGAATTCTGTCTGTTATAGGTTCTATGTAATATAACCCAATGACTACGTATCCGTGCACTCTATTATTGAGTCAAGAGATGCTGATTTTGGCAGTGAGAATAGATTCACATCTTTACCTAAACCTAGAGGCATGATTGCAAGTTCTAGTGACTGTGATGTGACTAACAAAGTGACTAATACACCTCCTGAGGTTAGGAGGAGTAGTAGAGCAAGAAAAACTAAGTCTTTTGGTGATGATTTCCAATTGTATTTAGTAGAAAGATCAAGGAATGAAATTAactttcaatatcaatattgttttaatattgGTGATGATCCAAGGACCTACAAAGAAGCTATGGCATCGAGGGATGCTGCATTTTGGAAAGATGCAATCCAAGATGAGATGGATTCTATAATCCAAAATAATACTTGGAAACTGACTGATTTACCACCTGGGTGTGAACCTTTGGATagtaaatggatcttcaaaacaaaattgaaggtggatagaagcatagacaaataTAAAGCCAGATTGGTTATCCAAGGCTTTAGACAAAAGGAAGGAATTGATTTCTTTGACACATATGCTCTTGTTGCAAGGATTTCCACCATTAGATTATTGTTAGCACTTGCTGCTATACATAATCTaataattcaccaaatggatgttaagactacCTTTTTGAATTGTGAATTAGATGAAGAGATTTACATGAAACAACCAGAAGGCTTTATCATGCCTGGTAATGAACATAAGGTTTGTAAATTGGTTAAATCTCTTTACGGACTAAAGCAAGCCCCCAAGCAATGGCATCAAAAGTTTGATGACGTGGTGTTGTCTAATGGTTTTGTATTAAACCAAGCAGACAAGTGTGTATATAGCAAATTCGACACTACTAGTAAAGGGGTGATCATTTGCCTATACGTAAATGACATGTTGATCTTTGGTACTGACAAAGATCAAGTGGATAAAACAAAGGAATTTTTGTCATctaagtttgagatgaaagacatggggaaggctgatgtgattcttggaatTAAGATCACACATGGAGAATAAGGAATTTCCATTTCTCAATCACATTATATTGAGAAGGTGTtggaaaatttttatttcaaagaTTGTTCTCCAGTTAAGACTCCTTTTGATCCTAGTGTAAAACTCATGCGTAATAAAGGAGTTGCTGTGAATCAGCTTGAATATTCAAAGGCTATTGGATCACTCATGTATGCCATGATTAGTACTAGACCCGATATAAACTTTGCAGTTGGAAAATTGAGTCGATATACTCACAATCCAAGTTTAATCCATTAGCAAgcaatgaatcgagtatttaaATACTTAAAAGGAACCATGGATTATAGTTTGTCTTATTCTGGATTCCTTTATGTTCTTGAAGGTTATTCGGATGCAAGTTGGATTACCTATATGGAAGATCATTCTTCCACAAGTGGTTGGGTGTTCCTTCTTGGAGGAGGTGCTATATGTTGGGCATCAAAGAAACAAACTTGTATTACAAATTCAACAATGGAATCAGAGTTTGTGGCATTAGCAGCAGCTGGTAAAGAGGCTGAATGACTAAGAAATTTAATATATGAAATTCCATTGTGGCCTAAACCGATATCATCTATATCTATCAGATGCGATAGTGCAGCTACCTTGACTAAGGCATATAGTCAAGTGT
This sequence is a window from Salvia splendens isolate huo1 chromosome 5, SspV2, whole genome shotgun sequence. Protein-coding genes within it:
- the LOC121803296 gene encoding hydroxyproline O-arabinosyltransferase RDN2-like; its protein translation is MRKPPAFFMALLSIGSFLFTYNFVSIVVTSNEKHNKFVLDPLVEMPDHVKRSRNHRRPFHVALTATDTPYSKWQCRIMYYWYNKKKDLPRSNMGKLTRILHSGGPDNLMDEIPTVVVDPLPPGLDRGYVVLNRPWAFVQWLEKFTIEEEYIMMAEPDHIFLKPLPNLAYGDYPVAFPFFYIKPVENEKLIRKFFPEAMGPVSNVDPIGNSPVIIKKDLLMEIAPTWLNVSLKMKNDPETDRKFGWVLEMYGYAVASALHGVQHILRNDFILQPPYDMETQTKFILHYTYACDFNLKGELIYPKVGEWRFDKRAYLDAPPPQNLPLPPRGVPESVVTLVRLVNEATAKLPNWQTTEEVNSSSIGRS